In the genome of Budorcas taxicolor isolate Tak-1 chromosome 7, Takin1.1, whole genome shotgun sequence, the window aatgtattctttttaatggctgagtaatgctccattgtgtatatgtaccacagctttcttatccattcatttgctgatggacatctaggttgcttccatgtcctggttattataaacagtgctgcgatgaacattggggtacacgtgtctctttctattctggtttccttggtgtgtatgcccaatagtgggattgctgggtcaaaaggcagttctattcccagttttttaaggaatatccgcactgttctccatagtggctgtactagtttgcattcccaccaacaatgtaagagggttcccttttctccacaccctctccagcatttattgcttgtggatttttggatcgcagccattctgagtggcatgaaatggtaccttattgtggttttgatttgcatttctctgataatgagtaatgttgaacatcttttcatgtatttgttagccatctgtatgtcttcttttgagaaatgtctgtttagttctttggcccattttttgattgagtcattatttttctggaattgagctgcaggagttgcttgtatatttttgagcttagttctttgtcagttgcttcatttgctattttttttatttttatttttatttttactttattttactttacaatactgtataggttttgccatacattgacatgaatccagcacgggtgtatatgcattcccaaacatgaactcccctcccacctccctccccataacatctttctgggtcatcaccatgtaccATTCATTTggtattactttctcccattctgaaggctatcttttcaccttgcttatagtttcttttgttgtgcagaagcttttaatttcaataaggtctcatttgtttatttttgcttttttttccaatattctgggaggtgtgtcatagaggatcctgctgtgatttatgtcagagagtgttttgcctatgttctcctctaggagttttatagtttctggtcttacgtttagatctttagttcattttgagtttttatttttgtgtatggtgttagaaagtgatctagtttcattcttttacaagtggttgaccagttttcctagcaccacgtgttgaagagattgttttttctccattgtatatgcttgcctcgtttgtcaaagataaggtggccATAGGTGCGTACAGAGTGTTTTATAAGAAATTAATCAAAAGGAAATGgggaaaaatagttttaaaacattATGTGATTTTCTTTAACCACAAAAATTAGCTATTTATCATAGTAGTGCTTTAAACCATTTTTTGACCATCATGTAAACTTTATTACCAGAATCTTCCCTAGAACTTTTCTTAGTGCTTCCTTGACCTCTTTGTTCCTCAGAGTATAAATAAGAGGATTAAGCATGGGGGTCACCACTGTGTAGAAGAGAGAGACAAACTTTCCTTGATCTTTGTATGTACTTTTGGCTGACTGCAGATACAGGAACATGATGGTTCCATAGAACATGATGACAACTGTCACATGGGAAGAACAGGTCCcacaaattttctttcttccagtAGCTGATTTGATCTTCAAAACTGCTTGAGTAATGTAACCATAAGAGACTAGGATGAAGGAGATAGGCACAACAAGGAAGAGGATACTAGCCACAAAGAGCTCAGCCTCATTGAAAGTGGTATCCACAGAAGCCAACTTGATAAGTACAGGGACTTCGCAGATAAAATGATCCACTTGGTGATGCCCACATAAAGGTAGCTGCAGGGTGACAGTGGACTGTACCAGGGTGGTGGCCACCCCACTAAGCCATGCTAAAGATGTCAGGGCCATGCAGAGATGAGGATGCATTCGGAGAGCATAGTGGAGGGGAcgacagatggccacatagcgatcATAGGACTTCACAGCCAGAAGCACACACTCAGTAGATCCAGGAGCAAGAGAGATGTACAGCTGAACCATACAGCCACCATAGGTAATGGTTTCCATGGGATCCTGCAAGTTTACCAGGAGCTGTGGAGTAACACTGCTAGTAAAGCAGAGGTCCAGGAAAGAGAgatgagaagggaaaaaatacacTGGTGTATGAAGTTTGGGTTCCAGATGAAATATCAGAATGATGATGGTGTTCCCTAAAATGGTTAGTAAATATAAGTTCAAGATGACCACAAAGAGAGCCGTCTATAACTGAGGATAATCATAAAACCCTAACATGATACAACCTGTTATGTTTCCCTCGTTGGTGCTCTTCACCATCCCCATGTGCAAAGTATGTTCCAGAAAGTTGAGTCATAGCTGAGAAAGATTATCTATTATGTAAGGTCAGATAAATGACAATGTCATCTCTCCCCAAAGTTATATGTTAAATGGTTAGACCTCATAACTTGTATCTATTTTCCTATTATGTGCATTCTAAATAAATAGTGTGCATTCTCTCAATGGCATAGGTGTCTTCTGATGCTCTGCAAGATagaaaagaacagatttttttaaaaatgatcaaactatagtaattaaaacagtattgtATTGGCATAAAGTAAACATATAGATCGATGGAGCAGGATAGAGAACCTAGAGATAAATGCttgtatataaataaatcatcTTCAACAAAGAGACCAAGAATACACAATGTAGAAAgggcagtctcttcaataaacagttTGGGGAAAACggaatatccacatgcaaaagaataaaatcgaacccctatcttacaccatacacataAATCAACTTAGATTAAAGATTTGAATGTAAAATCTGAAActgaaacttctagaagaaacatGGAGGAAAACAATGGTTATAGTCTTGGCGATGATTTTAAAGATATAAGACCAAACCATGGGCAACAAATGCAAAAATCTatggaaggagagaaaatatacaaaatgataCATAACATCCAAGATatgtaaaaaattcaaatatctacaacaacaacaacaacaaaagagatgacccaattaaaaagtaaaaaagaacttgaacagacatttctcaaaacaAGACATACAAATGTCCAGTAGGCATATGAAAAAGTGTTCAACACCACTAATCATCTGGGTAATGCAAATaaacccacaatgagatatcacctcatacctgtagGTATGgctgttataaaaaaaaatgacaacaaatgTTGGAAAGATTATGGACAAATTAGAATCCTTGTACAGTATTAGTGGGAATGAAAAACAGAATCaatgttcctcaaaatattaaaactatcATACGGTCCAACgttcccacttctgggtatacaccccaaagaattgaaattGGGATCTTTAAGTGATAACTTCATTCCtgtatttattgcagcattattcacaacagccaacctaagtgtccatctaaTAATGGTCAAATAAAAAGATATACTATTCAACTTTAACTAATGGAGTATTGTTAGCATATTgataaaatattatgaataaataaagaagatacagtatattccgtgcatgcgtgctaagtcctttcagttgtgtccaactctgtgcgaccctatggactgtagcctggcaggctcctctgtctttgggaattctccaggcaagaatgctggaggggttgccacgccctcctccagtggagcttcctgacccagagatcaaacctgtgtttcttatacctcctgcactggcagacaagttctttaccactagtgcctcctgggaagccccttattttattttagtcaAATTTAATTAATGGACTATTATTAGAATAttgatgaaatattatttagccttaaaaaggaaacaagTCTTACaatatgcaacaacatggatgtacTTTGAGATGGTATACTACATAAAATAGGTCAGACACAAATGGACAAACACACCTCTAATATGTAATATGTAAAACAGCCAGCCTTATAGAAACATAAAATGGTGATGGCCAGaggatgggaggaggaggaaacaggGAAGTGCTCAATGGTTTAAAAATTGCAGCTATACAATATAAGTTCTAGAGAGCTGCTGTCCAACATATTGCTTATAATTAACAATACTATATTATGTACTTAACATTTGGTACCAGGCTAAATCATGTTATGTGTTCCTACGACACATTcacacaaaaagcaaaagaacacAGGGGAACTTTAGGAGAAGACATATAAATGTATTACCTAGATTGTGGTGACTGTATCATGGGTCCACACATATGTCCAGACACATGAACTTATATATGTTAAACAAActgtgatttatttatatattagttCTACTTCATAAAGCTGTAAAAAAAGAAGCACTGTCTCTGTTttaggaaattaattttattatcatttccATCCAACCAAATATACCCCTTTATATTGACATCTTTCTAGTCAGATGAAGGGGAAACTCAGTTAAtttcaactagagaaaaaaacaGGTTTATTTAAGCAACTTTCAATAAAGTGAGAATAAGACcatttttcatcacccccaaagagTGGAAATTAGTtgtaattttatgtaatttttaaatataccagATGAGACTGGTATTAATTAAAAATCAACTACTCAGAGTTATATGTTCAGTCAAAGGTGCATATGTATTTAGTATTTAAGGCAACATTTGAATCTGTTTCTTATGATCAACCAGTTAATTCTATACTCTTacctatctttctttttctgtccctTAGTGTTTGTTTATGTGCTTTTGAAAAATtgctcattctctttttttcagagACCCAGGATCCTCCAGGCTCCAAAAAGTCTTTAGGAAATGAAATGCTAGCCATttgattttttacttatttttcctgtAATCATTTGCATATTTGTTATCGACTTAAAGTGTGAGTGCAAAATgtaattcatattttgaaagcaAGTTAGTAAGGGTAAATAAAACATTCTTTATTATCCTTATGGTAGTAAGCATACTTTACTACCATACACtccaaaaaaaatctttgctATCTGTTCTTAAATATCTGAGAACCTTCATaatggataaatatatttttgcatttgaCTAAGTTGTATATGTGTCTACTCACAACAGACACAACAGATTGTGAGATTCATGAGGCCAGGAGTTATAAAGATACGACTTCTCTGTCTCTAACCCTTAGAGTGGTCAGCACAaagtaaccttttaaaaattattcagcaGTTCACTCATTTTATATCCACCGTACTatacctctttcttttttcctaggGAAACTAACATATCTCTAGTCAACTAGTAGATAGTAGATATTACTACCAAATGAATGATCAGAACTTACCAACCTTCCCTCAAATTAGAGATATCTCAAACATATATGGCTCTGCTATCTATTTGAACATGGCTTTATTGAAAGCATGAGGCTGAGAAAGTGGACTTATAATGTCATAACTAGGGGTCAAATACACACATGGcccttttcttgatttttatgaaCTCTATCCCAGTCTTGTAACTACAAAATTGAAACACTCTGACATATCctcattatttcatctttttctcatccTTCCTCAGTAGGAAATACCataaattttgtttattactAAGCAAATGAtcccttttcaaatatttttagtagatattatatggtagttctttaTCACTTCAGATCAGTGCCCTGCAAAATGTCTACCTTCCACTTCACTGGCAATATTCCAGTTCATTGACTTTTTCTTTGCATAGTAAACAATTACTACTTCAGTTTACATTTTCTTCCATCTGAACCTTTAAAAACCTCACAATAAACATGAATGAGTGGATGACAGGAAACAGCAGCAGTGTCCAAACACCTTCCAAACATACATTGCTAAGTTCACAAGAAGCAATTAATTCCAATTATAGATATCACTAACTTGGACTCATTAAGTAACAGTATTTTTCTGAGCAAGCAAAAAATCTTTATTGCTCATTAAGAACATATTATGCATTACTAAGCATGAAAGTTTCAAAACAAAttgtgaaaaacatttttaagatgtAAATATTGACAATGAATGCAGTATTTCCACTTCTCTCTTTAAAACTAATAGCTTAAACACAAATGGCAGAAAATAGAAGGTGAATACTATTCTAAGCAGGAACAGTTCTAAAAGCTATGGAATGCTTATAAGCCTATATTATATATTCCACATATTATGTGCCTGATAtgttaaaatttaacaaaatcacATGAACAAAGAGTGAAACTCTTTTCACCAAGCACCATTCGATATAGGTCTCATCTTGgacaaagtataaaatataaaggGCCATGAAAACATATATCCTTCTGAAAGTATAGCCCATATAAGGGAAGGTTCCATAGCTGGGAAGATTAGCTAGTTTCACAATTGAGTGACAGGGTCAAATATCAAGTTGAGCTGGGCATGTTCCAGAGTAGAGATTTCATTAAgggaagaaataattgaaaactaTATATCTTGAGTGAACATTCAAGATGCCCTCTGTACTTTCCCATCAAATGATTGAAGGATAGAACACAAATTCTAAATTACCAACATTTAATTCTCCCTCTCATATCCTAAAAATACCACTAAAATAgcactgggggctggggtgggaagatgGAAAATACAAGACAAAATGATTCTGCTGTATTTGGGAAAAGACAAGTCTAGATCACTGTATACGTCAAAAGATAATGGATAtgtaaaaagtataaaacactgaacctagtgtttgaaagtgaaagttgttcagtcgagttggactctttgcgacaccatggactctgctgctgctgttgctaagttgcttcagtcgtgtccgactctggtgaccccatagatggcagcccaccaggctcctctgtccctgggattctccaggcaagaatactggagtgggttgccatttccttctccatgcatgcatgcatgctaagtcacttcagttatgtctgactctgtgtgaccctatggacagcagcccaccaggctcctctgtgcctgggattctccaggcaagaatactggagtgggctgccatttccttctccaccatgaattctacagtccatgaaattctccaggccagactactggattgggtagccattcccttctccaggggatcttcccaactcagggatcaaacccaggtctctcacattgtagactgattctttaccaattgagccaccaggtaagcccaagaatactggagtgggtagcctatcccttcaccagcagatcttctggacccaggaatagactgggatctcctgcattgcaggtgcctttaccagctgagctaccagagaagcgtaatgtttatgtttttcaaaataaaatgcaacaacaacaacaaaaatcaaagataaagaaaaacaatgaagtgAAGATCTCTAAGAAACAAAAGTTAGATGAAGAATGTATATACTTGAAGAATTTCTCCAAGAAACAAGGTAAATGTTTGGGAAGTAAAATGTACTCCTCCTCACTCTCTAAGAATTTAAGACAACCTGTAGCTACAAAAACAAATGATTCGAATCAGCAGTAGTTTTTAAAAGAGGGACTGGCTGAATCGTGTGGAAAACATTAGGAAAATGTAGAATGGTTACTGACTAAATTATATTTCACAAAGAAATTTTCATACAAAACAGCAAATTGAGGCTAGATTGTaaacaatttttattgtttattataaAACTGCCAATCATCTGTTGTGCAAAATACCatcattaaaacttttaattaaagTGGAAATAGACTTGTAAGCAAAGACACATTTccaattcccaggtggcgcagtggtaaagaatccgcctgccaatgcaggagacataggagacgtaggttcaatccctggctcgggaagatcccctggagtataaaatggcaacccattccagtattcttacctgaaaaattccatggacaaaggagcctatcAGGCTacggtacatggggtcacaaggaataggacatgactgagcatgcaagcaatATCATGTGAAGAACCATACTGTGTAATTGAGACTAAATAAATCATgctaaaagactctgatgctgggagggattgggggcaggaggaaaaggggacgacagaggatgagatggctggatggcatcatcaactcgatgcacatgaggggagttggtcatggacagtgaggcctggcgtgctgcaattcatggggtcgcaaagagtcggacacgactgagtgactgaactgaactgaactgaataatcattCCTTCCACCAATACCTAAGGAATATCTCTCAAGTTTCAGCCGGACTTCTCCTCCAGCTCCCCCTGCAAATGTTGACTGTCTAATCTGCAATTATGTTTCTTCGTTCTATGTAACCCACTCTTCCTTGGGCTCCCCACATGCTCTGTTATGGGCCTTAAATCATTGTATGAAACTAATTTTTGAATTTGATAGCTGCCTCCTAACATGGGCACTCTTGGTCTCTTTGTTTTGAACCAATCCACTGTGACAAGGAACATCCCATGGGACAGTTCTCTAAACCCTTGAAGATAATGCCCTCTTGTATTGCAACAGATGCTACCACCTTTAAGACCACTGATTGTGCTATCCTCA includes:
- the LOC128051459 gene encoding LOW QUALITY PROTEIN: olfactory receptor 2G2-like (The sequence of the model RefSeq protein was modified relative to this genomic sequence to represent the inferred CDS: substituted 1 base at 1 genomic stop codon) — encoded protein: MGMVKSTNEGNITGCIMLGFYDYPQLXTALFVVILNLYLLTILGNTIIILIFHLEPKLHTPVYFFPSHLSFLDLCFTSSVTPQLLVNLQDPMETITYGGCMVQLYISLAPGSTECVLLAVKSYDRYVAICRPLHYALRMHPHLCMALTSLAWLSGVATTLVQSTVTLQLPLCGHHQVDHFICEVPVLIKLASVDTTFNEAELFVASILFLVVPISFILVSYGYITQAVLKIKSATGRKKICGTCSSHVTVVIMFYGTIMFLYLQSAKSTYKDQGKFVSLFYTVVTPMLNPLIYTLRNKEVKEALRKVLGKILVIKFT